One part of the Olleya sp. YS genome encodes these proteins:
- the pnuC gene encoding nicotinamide riboside transporter PnuC, with protein MSHIFDFLFSQYSTYSTLDIGLEITAVVFGFLSVWFSKQNHILVFPTGMISTLIFVYLLLKWELLGDMMINAYYFIMSVYGWYVWTRKGEDNQVTPISTTTKKEKTLSLIIFLATLLFVFVVYKTFDKWTSWVAYVDTITTAIFFVGMWLMAKRKIENWIFWIVGDIISVPLYFYKGFTFTSFQYLGFTVIAILGFLAWKKHLNSNQQIA; from the coding sequence ATGAGCCACATTTTTGATTTCTTATTTAGTCAATATTCTACGTATTCAACTTTAGATATTGGACTAGAAATAACAGCTGTTGTTTTTGGCTTTTTGTCGGTTTGGTTTTCAAAACAAAATCATATTCTAGTATTTCCAACAGGAATGATAAGTACATTAATATTTGTCTATTTATTACTAAAATGGGAACTTTTAGGTGATATGATGATTAACGCTTATTATTTTATAATGAGTGTTTATGGTTGGTATGTGTGGACAAGAAAAGGGGAAGATAACCAGGTGACACCAATTTCAACAACAACAAAAAAAGAAAAAACCCTAAGTTTAATTATATTTTTAGCAACTTTATTATTTGTCTTTGTCGTGTATAAAACCTTTGATAAATGGACTAGTTGGGTGGCTTATGTGGATACAATTACTACTGCAATCTTTTTTGTAGGGATGTGGTTAATGGCCAAACGTAAAATAGAAAATTGGATATTTTGGATTGTTGGAGATATTATTTCTGTTCCTTTATATTTTTATAAAGGGTTTACTTTTACTAGTTTTCAATATTTAGGATTTACCGTTATAGCAATTTTAGGATTTTTAGCATGGAAAAAGCACTTAAACAGCAACCAGCAGATTGCATAA